A DNA window from Aquipuribacter hungaricus contains the following coding sequences:
- a CDS encoding class F sortase encodes MTVDAGAAGSSRRARRPGAVLTVAAATVLLVGGGTAAAVGIAGRDVATPPPVVAQPATSSSPDPTTGPSAPAAPAPSAPATSPAPTPVQTAAPAPAALPVQVRIPSIGVDSPLLHLGLQDDGALEVPQGADFDTAAWYDGSPRPGDVGPAVIEGHVSSSARGPSVFFELSTLAVGDRVEVVREDGTTVAFEVYGIEQFPKDGFPTLDVYGNTPGPELRLITCGGTVAESTGRYTDNVVVFAHAVQG; translated from the coding sequence ATGACCGTCGACGCCGGCGCGGCGGGGTCCTCCCGCCGCGCCCGGCGTCCCGGTGCGGTGCTGACCGTCGCGGCGGCCACCGTCCTCCTCGTGGGGGGCGGCACGGCCGCCGCGGTCGGCATCGCCGGCCGGGACGTCGCCACGCCCCCGCCCGTCGTGGCCCAGCCGGCCACGTCCTCCAGCCCGGACCCGACCACCGGTCCGTCCGCACCCGCAGCGCCCGCCCCGTCGGCCCCCGCGACCTCTCCGGCGCCGACCCCGGTCCAGACGGCCGCGCCCGCCCCGGCGGCCCTGCCGGTTCAGGTGCGCATCCCGTCGATCGGCGTGGACAGCCCGCTGCTCCACCTCGGCCTGCAGGACGACGGCGCCCTCGAGGTGCCGCAGGGCGCCGACTTCGACACCGCCGCCTGGTACGACGGCTCGCCGCGGCCCGGCGACGTCGGCCCCGCGGTCATCGAGGGCCACGTGAGCAGCAGCGCCCGCGGCCCGTCCGTCTTCTTCGAGCTGTCGACGCTTGCTGTCGGGGACCGGGTCGAGGTCGTCCGCGAGGACGGCACCACCGTCGCCTTCGAGGTGTACGGCATCGAGCAGTTCCCCAAGGACGGCTTCCCCACCCTCGACGTGTACGGCAACACCCCGGGCCCCGAGCTCCGGCTCATCACCTGCGGTGGCACCGTCGCCGAGAGCACCGGGCGCTACACGGACAACGTCGTCGTCTTCGCGCACGCCGTGCAGGGCTGA